The Treponema sp. OMZ 790 genome includes the window ACATGATTATAAGCATCAAGCTCGTAGCTTCTTACCTCAACATAAAACGTATGTGTCACAATTTTCTCCTAATTCAGTCTGCCGATTTCGTTTGCTTCGTGCATCTTTTCAAGTTCTGCCATTACCCTATCGACTACAGCCTGTTTTTTATCTATACCTGTGAGGCCTTCATGTTCTGCCTTTACTTTTTCTCTAAATTCTTCACAGCTGATTACGGGGCTTGCATCAAAGATTAGCCTATCCTTCCAAACCGTGTCTTCTGTCATGTCTCCGGAATCGGAAATGCGCAGACAGTTTCCGTTGGCAGATACCAAAAGCATTATGTCTGACATTTTTATGTAGGAATCTATCTCTTTTACACCTTTTTTTGTTTCGGGCCTTCCGGGGCGGTATCGGGTTCCTGCCGGGTAAACCATGACAACCCTGCCTTCTTCTTTTGCTTTTTCCAGAGCCCGCATGGAAGCCAAATTTATGGCCTTGCTCCGTTTTAATTCTTCATCCAATACTTTTTGATCCTTAATGGATTGTATCGAACGGCTCGGATAGATATAAATGCGGTCATAGCCTCCTGCAAAGGCTGCAACATAGGGATTGTCTTCACCCAGTTTTAAACCGGCCATTGCTATGCACTTTTCGGCAAGTTCTGTTCCTTTCGGTCCCGTTTTTTTCATTAAATGCATAAAAGCAGGGTAGTCCAAATTGCTGTAATGTTCTGCAAGAATTATTCCTTTTTTACCCTTGTTTACCTCATCCAAAAATTCTTCCAAGTGTTCCGGATGTCTGAACTCCGAATTCTCGAGGGTGAGTTCATCTACAATCCTGTC containing:
- a CDS encoding 1-acyl-sn-glycerol-3-phosphate acyltransferase, translating into MQQTLMEYIKDYLPEIAKHTMDNQEVTPENVLQKGNPALSKILDRIVDELTLENSEFRHPEHLEEFLDEVNKGKKGIILAEHYSNLDYPAFMHLMKKTGPKGTELAEKCIAMAGLKLGEDNPYVAAFAGGYDRIYIYPSRSIQSIKDQKVLDEELKRSKAINLASMRALEKAKEEGRVVMVYPAGTRYRPGRPETKKGVKEIDSYIKMSDIMLLVSANGNCLRISDSGDMTEDTVWKDRLIFDASPVISCEEFREKVKAEHEGLTGIDKKQAVVDRVMAELEKMHEANEIGRLN